One genomic region from Bacillus aquiflavi encodes:
- a CDS encoding YbaK family protein: MNVITTLKEKREEKQMNFEKTLLRELSIKQLKKRVYNYFGSSRFTTGLLMNSGIEEACFDVGIEAYLLGGHFSRFGYFGESIEEIMKRCEYELKHLTETFYFFFLYWSKGIEGVVDEGLYYLCEQYIESWWREGFQKGERQYKLRLH; encoded by the coding sequence GTGAACGTTATTACAACGTTAAAAGAAAAAAGAGAAGAAAAACAGATGAATTTTGAAAAAACTTTACTTCGTGAATTATCGATCAAACAATTAAAGAAGCGAGTTTATAATTATTTTGGTTCTTCTCGTTTTACTACGGGGTTACTAATGAACTCGGGAATAGAAGAAGCATGTTTCGATGTAGGAATTGAAGCTTACTTATTAGGTGGGCATTTTAGCCGATTTGGATATTTCGGTGAAAGCATTGAGGAAATTATGAAACGTTGTGAATATGAATTAAAACATTTGACAGAAACCTTTTATTTTTTTTTTTTATATTGGAGCAAGGGAATCGAAGGTGTAGTAGATGAAGGGTTATATTATTTATGTGAACAGTATATAGAAAGCTGGTGGAGAGAAGGATTTCAAAAAGGAGAGCGGCAGTATAAGCTTCGTCTTCATTAA
- a CDS encoding IS110 family transposase, with protein MSQMLVGVDVSLKSHHVHFMKQDGSTLADFSVSNDKTGGRNPDQTNARSSGKKSGQPIEDWDGSH; from the coding sequence ATGTCACAAATGCTTGTTGGTGTAGACGTAAGCTTGAAGTCCCATCATGTCCATTTCATGAAACAGGACGGATCCACACTTGCCGACTTTTCTGTTTCTAATGACAAAACGGGGGGCCGCAACCCTGATCAAACGAATGCTAGAAGCAGCGGAAAAAAGTCAGGCCAACCAATTGAAGATTGGGATGGAAGCCACTGA
- a CDS encoding IS110 family transposase, with amino-acid sequence MLEAAEKSQANQLKIGMEATDLYSWHLAHYLQDQMKGYEPKFQASIYVLNARKVARFKKGYDSLVKNDRIDAWVIADHLRFGRLPAQMKDAIQYEALQRLTRTRFHFMREITRNKTYFLNQLFLKFSGLRQDNPFSDKFGATSMAVMEELEPETIAEMSIEECRVPAG; translated from the coding sequence ATGCTAGAAGCAGCGGAAAAAAGTCAGGCCAACCAATTGAAGATTGGGATGGAAGCCACTGATCTTTACAGTTGGCATCTTGCCCATTATCTACAAGACCAAATGAAAGGCTATGAACCTAAGTTCCAAGCCTCTATCTACGTACTAAATGCGAGAAAAGTCGCTCGTTTTAAAAAAGGGTATGACTCCCTTGTGAAAAACGATCGCATAGATGCCTGGGTCATCGCTGACCACTTGCGCTTTGGCCGACTGCCAGCCCAAATGAAAGATGCCATACAATATGAAGCCCTTCAACGATTAACACGGACAAGGTTTCATTTTATGCGGGAAATTACCCGAAATAAAACGTATTTTCTTAACCAGCTCTTTTTAAAGTTCAGTGGACTGAGACAAGATAATCCATTTTCAGATAAATTCGGAGCTACGAGTATGGCTGTCATGGAAGAACTAGAGCCCGAAACCATCGCTGAAATGAGTATCGAAGAATGTCGAGTTCCTGCAGGATAA
- a CDS encoding IS110 family RNA-guided transposase — translation MSSSCRIKGRTDLKNPEEIAKYLHKLARSSYRLNKAMQDPVNISMSVTLSTIQHIESQVKRLDKEIAKLMKGIPQTLTSVKGIGDVYAAGLIAEIGDIKRFKDHHALAKYAGLVWNQNQSGEFESQETARMRTGNKYLRYYLIQAADKIRKYDSEYKAFYTKKYDEVPKHKHKRALVLTARKLVRLVFSLLRTNQLYTPPERRD, via the coding sequence ATGTCGAGTTCCTGCAGGATAAAGGGAAGAACCGATTTGAAAAACCCAGAAGAAATCGCAAAATATCTTCATAAGTTGGCTAGATCATCTTATCGGTTAAATAAGGCTATGCAGGATCCCGTAAATATTTCTATGTCAGTTACTTTAAGTACCATTCAACATATCGAGTCACAAGTAAAGCGGCTAGATAAAGAAATTGCCAAGTTAATGAAAGGCATACCGCAAACTCTAACGTCTGTAAAAGGAATTGGAGACGTTTATGCGGCAGGGCTGATAGCCGAAATAGGCGATATAAAGCGATTTAAAGATCATCATGCCTTAGCGAAATATGCTGGTTTGGTATGGAACCAAAACCAATCGGGCGAATTCGAATCCCAAGAAACGGCAAGAATGAGGACAGGCAATAAATATTTGCGATACTACCTTATTCAAGCTGCTGATAAGATCCGAAAGTATGACTCTGAATATAAAGCTTTTTACACAAAAAAGTACGATGAAGTTCCAAAACATAAACACAAACGCGCTCTCGTCTTAACTGCAAGAAAACTGGTACGATTGGTGTTTTCGCTACTACGCACCAATCAGTTGTACACACCACCTGAAAGGAGAGATTAA